The stretch of DNA TCGTCCCGTCGCTGAAGGACGAGGAAGTGATCAAGCAGAAATTTCCGAAGGGCTACAAGGCGCTGCGTCCGTATCTGCGACTGACGCCGCAGCCGAACAAATAAGCGCAGCCGGCTCCATGGCCGGTGGAAACGAAAAGCGCCGCACATCGTGCGGCGCTTTTTTGTTGATGCGGCACAGGCGCGCAGGAGCGCGCCCGACGTCAGAAGAACGCCTGAATGCCGGTTTGCGCGCGGCCGAGAATCAGTGCGTGGATGTCGTGCGTGCCTTCGTACGTGTTCACGACTTCGAGGTTCACCAGGTGCCGCGCGACGCCGAACTCGTCGGAGATCCCATTGCCGCCGAGCATGTCGCGCGCGAGCCGCGCGATGTCGAGCGATTTGCCGCACGAGTTGCGCTTCATGATCGACGTGATCTCGACTGCCGCCGTGCCTTCGTCCTTCATGCGGCCGAGCCGCAGCACGCCTTGCAGGCCGAGCGTGATTTCGGTCTGCATGTCGGCGAGTTTCTTCTGGATCAACTGGTTCGCGGCCAGCGGGCGGCCGAACTGCTTGCGGTCGAGCACGTATTGGCGCGCGGTGTGCCAGCAGGCTTCGGCCGCGCCGAGCGCACCCCACGCGATCCCGTAGCGTGCCGAGTTCAGGCACGTGAACGGTCCGCGCAGGCCCTTCACGCCCGGCATCAGGTTTTCTTCCGGAACGAACACTTCGTCCATCACGATTTCGCCGGTGATCGACGCGCGCAGGCCGACCTTGCCGTGAATCGCCGGCGCCGACAGGCCCTTCCAGCCTTTTTCGAGGATGAAGCCGCGGATGTCGTCCTTGCCGTCCTCTTCGAGCTTCGCCCACACGACGAACACGTCGGCGATCGGCGAGTTCGTGATCCACATCTTCGCGCCGGACAGCGAATAACCGCCGTTCACCTTCTTCGCGCGGGTGACCATGCTGCCGGGATCGGAGCCGTGATTCGGCTCGGTCAAGCCGAAGCAGCCGATCCACTCGCCGCTTGCGAGCTTCGGCAGGTACTTCTCTTTCTGCGCGTCCGAGCCGAATTCGAAGATCGGCACCATCACGAGCGACGACTGCACGGACATCATCGAGCGATAGCCGGAATCGACGCGTTCGACTTCGCGCGCGATCAGCCCGTAGCTCACGTAGTTGAGGCCGGGGCCGCCATACTGCTCGGGGATCGTAGGGCCGAGCAGGCCGATTTCGCCCATTTCGCGGAAGATCGCGGGATCGGTCGATTCGTGACGGAACGCTTCGAGGACGCGCGGCGCGAGCTTGTCCCGCGAATACGCGAGCGCGGCGTCGCGCACCATGCGTTCGTCTTCGGTGAGCTGCTGGTCGAGCAGCAGCGGATCTTCCCATTGAAACTGGGCGTTTGCGGCCATGGCGTCTCTCCTGAAAGGAATCTTTTCGCTTGACGGAAGTTCCGCTACGCGAAACAATGTTTTGCAAATTCGCACAAGTGTATCACTGGGACGGCCATGTCTGCATCGATTTTGCCCACCTCCATCGCGTCGCCCGACGCGCCGATCGACGAGCGCAAGTTCGTCGTCGCGCTGGCGCGCGGTCTCGAATTACTACGTGCATTTCGTCCCGGCGAGACATTGCTCGGCAACCGCGATTTCGTCGAACGCACCGGTTTGCCGAAGGCGACCGTCAACCGGCTCGCTTACACGCTGACGGTGCTCGGCTACCTGCGCTTCGACGATACGTTCGGCAAATATGCGCTGGACGCCGGCGTGCTGTCGCTCGGCTTCGCGCTGCTGTCCGGCAACGACACGCTCGAACTGGCGCGGCCGCACATGCGGTCGTTCGCGCGGGAGGTGGGGGCGGCCGTGTCGCTCGGATGTCGTGACGGGCTCGACATGGTGTATCTCGAAACGATCCGCAGCGAGACCGCGCTGACGCTCGGACTCGCGTCGGGATCGAAGTTGTCGATGCTGACGAGTTCGATGGGGCGCGCGTATCTGGCGGTGCAGACGCCGGACGCGCGCGCGGCGCTGATCGCCGATTTGCAGAAGGCGGCGGGACCTGACGGACCCGCGCTCGTCACGGCCGCGCAGCGCGAGATCGACGCGTTCGCGACCGAGCGGTGCTGTTATTCGTTCCGCGACTGGCACGACGACGTGAACGCGGTCGCGGTGCCGTTCCGCGAGCCGCGTGATGGACGCTGGCTCGTGCTCAGTTGCAGCGGGCCGGCGTCGTCGATGGGCAAGGAGGTGTTTCGCGAGCGCGTTGCGCCATTGCTGAAGCAGCTCGCGAGGCGGCTCGGCAATACTGCGTGACCGGTACGATTCACTGCTCGCCCAAAGCAAAAACGCCAGGACATCGTCCTGGCGTTTTCGTTTGCTTCGGCGCAGCGAGCGCGATTACTTGTTGCGCTGACGGCGTGCGTTTTCCGCGAT from Paraburkholderia caballeronis encodes:
- a CDS encoding acyl-CoA dehydrogenase, whose amino-acid sequence is MAANAQFQWEDPLLLDQQLTEDERMVRDAALAYSRDKLAPRVLEAFRHESTDPAIFREMGEIGLLGPTIPEQYGGPGLNYVSYGLIAREVERVDSGYRSMMSVQSSLVMVPIFEFGSDAQKEKYLPKLASGEWIGCFGLTEPNHGSDPGSMVTRAKKVNGGYSLSGAKMWITNSPIADVFVVWAKLEEDGKDDIRGFILEKGWKGLSAPAIHGKVGLRASITGEIVMDEVFVPEENLMPGVKGLRGPFTCLNSARYGIAWGALGAAEACWHTARQYVLDRKQFGRPLAANQLIQKKLADMQTEITLGLQGVLRLGRMKDEGTAAVEITSIMKRNSCGKSLDIARLARDMLGGNGISDEFGVARHLVNLEVVNTYEGTHDIHALILGRAQTGIQAFF
- a CDS encoding IclR family transcriptional regulator, with product MSASILPTSIASPDAPIDERKFVVALARGLELLRAFRPGETLLGNRDFVERTGLPKATVNRLAYTLTVLGYLRFDDTFGKYALDAGVLSLGFALLSGNDTLELARPHMRSFAREVGAAVSLGCRDGLDMVYLETIRSETALTLGLASGSKLSMLTSSMGRAYLAVQTPDARAALIADLQKAAGPDGPALVTAAQREIDAFATERCCYSFRDWHDDVNAVAVPFREPRDGRWLVLSCSGPASSMGKEVFRERVAPLLKQLARRLGNTA